The genomic region CCTGCATCCGTGTCTGCCCGACGTGCGAGGCACTTTCTCGCTGGCCATCGAGCAACTGGCAAGCGGCAAACAACGGCAGCAGGGCAACAACGACCAACGAACGGGCAACACGCATTTTCGGCTCTCCAGACAAGTGCCGCCACGTTACGCAGCCTGACCGTTCATCACAAGGGTTTAGCCCACGTGAAACGTCTGACCTGTCTGCAGGCCTTCGACACTTTTCGCGTAGGCCAATGCCACATCCGCCGCAGGAACCGGCTTGTAGCCACGGAAATACGGGGCGTAGCTGCCCATGGCTTCGAGCAGCACGGTCGGGCTGATCGAGTTCACTCGCAGACCGCGTGGCAGTTCGATGGCGGCGGCGCGGACGAAGCTGTCCAGAGCACCGTTGACCAGCGCTGCCGATGCGCCGCTGCGGATTGGATCGTGGCTGAGCACGCCGGTGGTGAAGGTGAACGAGGCGCCGTCGTTGGCGAATTCGCGGCCGATCAGCAGCAGATTGACCTGGCCCATCAGCTTGTCTTTGAGGCCGAGAGCGAAGCTGTCTTCCGTCATCTCGCCCAGCGGTGCGAAGGTGACGTTGCCGGCAGCGCAGACCAGTGCATCGAACTTGCCGGTCTTTTCGAACAGTTTGCGGATCGACGCGCTGTCGCTGATATCCACTTGCAAATCACCGCTGCTGCGCCCGATACGAATGACTTCGTGGCGTTGCGAGAGTTCTTTGTCCACCGCCGAACCAATAGTGCCGCCAGCGCCTATCAACAGAATCTTCATCGAGCTGTACCTCAAGTGAGTGAACGAGGTTTCAGTCTAGAGTGGTTTTTTCTGCGGATAAGCGCACTAATAGGCAACCTTTGGTTTTCAAATGGAAACAATCCATGAGCGAGATGGATGATCTGGCGGCGTTCGCGGTGCTGATCGAGGCCGGCAGTTTTACCCTGGCAGCGCAGCAATTGGGCTGCAGCAAGGGCCAGCTGTCCAAGCGCATCAGCCAGCTTGAAGCGCAGTTTTCTGTGGTGTTGCTGCAACGCACTACCCGGCGCTTGAGCCTGACCGCCGCCGGCGCAGCATTGTTGCCGCAGGCCCAGGCGCTGGTCGTCCAGGTGGAAAGGGCGCGTCAGGCCTTGGCGCGGTTGAAGGA from Pseudomonas tensinigenes harbors:
- a CDS encoding short chain dehydrogenase, with the protein product MKILLIGAGGTIGSAVDKELSQRHEVIRIGRSSGDLQVDISDSASIRKLFEKTGKFDALVCAAGNVTFAPLGEMTEDSFALGLKDKLMGQVNLLLIGREFANDGASFTFTTGVLSHDPIRSGASAALVNGALDSFVRAAAIELPRGLRVNSISPTVLLEAMGSYAPYFRGYKPVPAADVALAYAKSVEGLQTGQTFHVG